TGCTtgaaatttttatcttttttttcccTCTTggtaaatgtttttttttttggtcccATAGAGATCCTGACAGCATTTAGGAATGCAACTCAATGTGCGACAAAATGGGCAAAAGCATGGCCTGCATGGGCGTTGTTCAATACAGCTGTCATGTCTTATTATACTTTAAGAGGATTTCCAACTATTGCCTCTCAATTCGTTGTTGCAGCTGTCACTGGATATTTCCATTCAATAGCATGTGCAGCAAACACCAAAGGTGTCAATGACAGTCTACAGGTATGTTGACTGTATAAAAGATCATTTCAAAATTATGTTTTAGCAAAATTTAGGCTTAATAATTGTACAAATTCTTCAATGAtcgcaattttttttctttgggaTCTTACCTATTTTCTATTACCTTATCAACTTCTACTTTGATAACTTGGTGGGGCCTTTCTAAGCATTTTCTTAAACTCTATTATTTTTCAGGATATACTTCGCCTTCTTACCTTGTGGTTTAACCATGGAGCTACCTCAGAAGTGCAAATGGCCCTACAGATAGGATTTTCCCTTGTTAATATCAACACTTGGCTAGTTGTTTTACCTCAAATAATTGCTAGAATCCATTCAAACAACCATGCTGTGAGAGAACTCATACAATCACTTTTGGTGCGAATTGGGCAAAGTCATCCTCAGGTTTGTCTTGATTATTTATGTTCTTCttcaaaatttatcatttaaGAATGTTAGTCAAGTAGTGTATGAATGCTTTGAAAACTTAAAATCCTCCTTTTTTGTGTTTATCTTACTATTTGTTAGTCCAAGTAACAGATGTTAATTTGCATTTATATATGCTTCAAGTGAAAAGTATGTTATAGAAAGTTATAGGAAGAGTTCTTTTCATGGGAAATTGTATTTTGGGATTAAAATGTTGCTCACAAGTAATGAATGGAATTTGAGATACCCATGAGGAAGAGGCAATGTGGAGTACATTCATGTGGATAAGCAGGATAAGAGAATAGGATGCAATACAACCCTGAGTCTGTGTGAAAATGGAGAGTTCTGGTTGTTGGCTAGTAAGTATGAAAATGAAGAGTTCTGGTTCTTTTATGGTAGTATAAGTCGAGAGGATGTCGCAACTAATGCAAAGAAGAGAGTGCCAAGTTGCTTGGTTGTTTAATACGCAACTGTGAACGTCTAATACTGCCATATATTGCCCCGTCCACAAGGTTTAATTTTTCACCTGGTTTTATTTAGTTCTTTTAATTCTGCTTTCCACTTTTCTTATAGCTTCCTCCCCTCCTTATTTGTGATTCGTTCTtcattatattaaatattttattttttaggctctTGTGGCTCGACTACTTGAGGGCACTGGAGTCAACGCCAATAATGGTATCATCAGTGGAGTTCTTGTAACTGTTGGAGATCTTGCTAGAGTGGTGGGTCAATTTCTGTTTCTTTAGTTTTAACACATAACACCATTCTTGTAGGAAATTATTTGGCTTAATATACCTAGGAAAGAAGTCATAATTGCATCAATTGTGAATTTATAAGTTGCTGATATTCCCTCTGTTTGGTATCCTAGCTTGCTGTGTAACAAATTGCAAGTTTCCTTCTGTAACTTGttttcttactattatttttgGGATGCGACTTATTTTAGGGTGGTTTTGCAATGAGAGAATATATTCCGGAACTTATGCCTTTAATAGTTGAGGCACTATTGGATGGGGCAGCTGTCTCAAAACGTGAAGTAGCTGTTGCTACTCTTGGTCACGTTGTACAGAGCACTGGGTATGTAGGACATTTTATGTTGCTTTGCTGTCTGTATGACCATATTGATTGTTATGTTGTCTCATGTTCGAATGCTATCTTTTCCAGTTTCTCCGAATGCACATGCTGATCACCTTTTATCACTAGGGCTGTCTCTTGTGGAGCATGCATTGAAACATTATGCATTTTAGGTCAGATGTATAGTAAATGATCATGGCATGCTTATATCCAAAGTTCTCTGTTTTTAAGATTTCAACATGGCAGATTAAGAAGAAGCATGATGGCCAACACttgtttccaagttttgaaagcCATTCCGTGTCTTCTGTATGTCTTGTTGATGTATTTCTTTCCAAAATCAGTATCTACTTTGATCACATGATATGCTAGAAATTTCATGTTTAATGAACATTGCATGTTATGCAAAACATTGACATTATcatgctttattttattttctagttgTTATGTTATCTCTGTACCATGGAGATGCTCAAATGACacaaactaaataaaaaaaaaaaaaaaaaaaaaagagattataGTCTTTTGTCTTAGCTTAGGATTAGGCCATGCACACTCTATATTGTTCATTATTCAGTGGCCAATCTTTGAACTATTATATTTCTGTTAATTTTTCCTTCCTGATTTTGACACTTTATTCTAGTTCTTTCATCAGGTAGCACTGGGATGTTTTTTTCCCTCCTACACTATGTAGATATTACCTAGTCTCCCATCTGATCATTGGCCTAGTAGGTTTAACTGCCTTGCGTTTGTGCTGGAAAAACCATTCCTTGGCTACATAGAAAAGGTGTTTCTTGAGGAAATTGGCAAAGCAGAACTTAAAGAAGAGGGAGATGTTACTTCCTTTGAAAATAGTTGCTCATGGAAAATTTCTTGAGGAAACTTAGATTTTGCCTTATGATGCCATATCTATAAGTAGTGTTTCTTTTACAGCATCTTTTGGAGCACATTATCATTGACGTTAGGGTTAAAAAGTTCCCATCTTACTATTTGATGCTTGTTAATGGAATTGTTGTAGGAACTTTGAGACAGATTCACATTATGTAACTTATGAATGTATTATGTTACAATGCTTGCTTTTTTTGGGTTTCTGGTGTTATGAGGTTTTCCTCTTTTCAGGTATGTTATTGCTCCATATAATGAATACCCGCAATTACTTGGCTTGCTTTTGAAGTTGTTGAATGGTGAGTTAGTGTGGTCTACCAGACGAGAAGTACTAAAGGTAATTGTTCTAGCACTTCACATCTAGTTAACTCTTTAGCCTCTTTGTGATGCTCAGTTCACTTCGGTTGTCTCCAGGTTCTTGGTATCATGGGTGCTTTGGATCCTCATGCGcataaaaaaaatcaacaaagCCTTTCTGGGTCACATGGAGATGTTACCCGTGCTGCCAGTGATTCAGGTCAACATATTCCATCTTCAATGGATGAACTATCCATGGACCTTTGGCCATCATTTGCTACATCTGAAGATTATTACTCCACCGTAGCCCTCAGCCTAATTTATTCTTCTTTCTAGCTTGCTTTTTAAACTTTTTTATCCATTTCTGAtgatccttttaatttttttgctaAAATAAATGAACCCAGGTTGCTATAAACTCTCTCATGCGCATTCTTAGGGATCCTTCTCTTGCTAGTTATCACCAAAAGGTGGTTGGATCTCTTATGTTTATATTCAAGGTGTGTTCTGTATATGTGCCTTTTAAAAATGTTGTACTTATTTATCTTAATccttatgtttttaaaatttgttaaaatttcttgAAATCATTGACTTTGTTTTCTGAGGTTAGTCAATGGGTCTGGGTTGTGTTCCATACTTGCGAAGGTTTGTTATCTATTAATTTTAGCTTAGTTTAGCTTTATGCTTGTCTTTCCGTTGGTTGATTACTACATTCTCTTTTCTGTAGGTTTTACGGATCTCTTTCAGATTGTTCGTACATGTGATGATCATCTGAAGGATTTTATAACATGGAAGCTGGGTACCCTTGTGTCAATTGTGCGACAGGTATATTTTAGGTGTTGAAGATTTTCTGTATAATTGACATTTGCTTTCTTTTGCCATTTGATTTTGAAGTTTTGATGTTCTCATGCAGCATATTCGTAAATATTTACCAGAGCTGCTATCTTTAATTTCTGAATTATGGTCATCATTCAGCTTGCCAGCTAGTAATCGTCCTTCACGTGGTTTTCCGGTATGTTTATTTTTTAGTTAACTGGTAGAAATAATTAGATAGATTATTTTCGTTATTATTGTTATGTCATGATCTTATCTCTTAAACTTTCCCTACCTCTCTTGTTAGGTGCTGCATCTTGTTGAACAGCTTTGCTTAGCTCTCAATGATGAATTCCGGAAGTATCTTCCTGCTATTCTTCCATGTTGCATTCAAGTTTTGAGTGATGCTGAACGTTGCAATGATTACACCTATGTTCTTGACATTCTCCATACCCTAGAAGGGTTTGGCGGTTAGTTTTCTTCACTTATGGGACTTGAGTGAACTTTTTGCATTTTAAAGCTGCATGTTACCTGTCAACTGTATGGGTTATGTATTTTGTAAGAAGAATAAATATCTGAATGTACCTTTATAAATCTCTTCTTTGTAAGTTACAAAAATTATGGCAgtgaaattttcattttttattctaGTTGATCTCATTGATTAAGCTTTTAGTTTCCTATCCCAACTAATTTGTCAGTTTTGAAGAACTGGAGCTTCTTGTTTTGCTCTATGTTTCCAATTTTAAGAATCTTAATTGATAATCTGTAAATGATTTGTTATTATGATTACCATGTAGGGACATTGGATGAACATATGCATCTACTTCTTCCTGCCCTTATTCGTTTGTTCAAAGTGGATGCTTCAGTCGAGATAAGACGTGCTGCTATCAAAACTTTGACAAGGTTGATACCTCGTGTTCAGGTAGGTAGCAACAACTTTAGTAACATTGAAGAATCAGTTATTTAGTTTTTTGTTAATACCTATGGATTTATGTTTTATCCAACCACCATTTATCTTGTTTGTGTTTTCATTTTTGTAAATCAGGTTTCAGGTCACATATCTTCTCTTGTTCATCACTTGAAGCTAGTTTTAGATGGGTGAGTCATCTGTTCCTTGATTTAACACGTATGCATCCAGAAAGATTGCCTTTTCTGACATATTTGTGGTCCATCACTTGCCTTTTGTCTTGAGTATTAGTGTGCATGCATCTTTGAAGATCATGTCATATGCTACAATCAAATGACAATTTTTGATGAAGAAACTCGTATCAAATcattttttcttgtaattttaaatCTTTGTGATAATTTGTATGGAAAGTAATAATTGGTCAGCCAAATAATATGTTTCAAACATTAGGAAATTTTATACTAACCATCATAACTGATGGATGGTTCTAATGGGTTGGAACATTGCAAGAGCTGAGAATGTTAAAGGAGGCTCCATGGAAGCCACCTTTCTATTTTTATAGATTATACCTGTAATTAATTTGTTTGTAGGAAAAATGATGAGCTCCGTAAGGATGCTGTTGACGCACTTTGTTGTTTGGCTCATGCCCTTGGAGAAGACTTCACTATTTTTATCCCTTCAATACACAAACTTCTGTTGAGACATCGCTTGCGGGTATTGCTTCTTACCATGTCATTACTGTCATTATATGCTTGGAATACTTGTTCTCTGCTCCTTTACATTGTCGAatttaatcaaaaataaattttcagCATAAGGAATTTGAGGAAATTGAAGGTCGATTAAGTGGCGCGAGCCATTAATTGTGGGGAGCTCGGCTGCACAACGATTGAGTCGACAACTGCCAGTGGAGGTTGTTAGTGACCCATTAGATGATGTGGAAAATGATCCTTATGAAGATGTCAGTGATGTGCAAAGACATTCTAGAGGTCACCAGGTATCCTCCTTTTCTGATTCTATGATGGGCTGCTTATATTTTTGTTTTCTGCATAGCTTAGTCGTTAATTTCTAAACATGTCAAGACTGTCTAGT
This window of the Gossypium arboreum isolate Shixiya-1 chromosome 12, ASM2569848v2, whole genome shotgun sequence genome carries:
- the LOC128285230 gene encoding serine/threonine-protein kinase TOR-like, which codes for MESSGCWLALVARLLEGTGVNANNGIISGVLVTVGDLARVGGFAMREYIPELMPLIVEALLDGAAVSKREVAVATLGHVVQSTGYVIAPYNEYPQLLGLLLKLLNGELVWSTRREVLKVLGIMGALDPHAHKKNQQSLSGSHGDVTRAASDSGQHIPSSMDELSMDLWPSFATSEDYYSTVAINSLMRILRDPSLASYHQKVVGSLMFIFKVSQWVWVVFHTCEGFTDLFQIVRTCDDHLKDFITWKLGTLVSIVRQHIRKYLPELLSLISELWSSFSLPASNRPSRGFPVLHLVEQLCLALNDEFRKYLPAILPCCIQVLSDAERCNDYTYVLDILHTLEGFGG